The Brasilonema sennae CENA114 genome includes a region encoding these proteins:
- the gltB gene encoding glutamate synthase large subunit — protein MNKKRMNQEMTSLNTSSGFTLSGGEGCNYQGQRWLVEERDACGVGFIAHRQNYANHEILEKALAALTCLEHRGGCSADQDSGDGAGILTAIPWTLFQQDLAVHGIQLPSTENTAVGMIFLPQDPQAAQTARAVVEEIAESEKLTVLGWRVVPVQPKLLGVQARENQPQIEQIFFASQDKSGDELERQLYITRRRIGQVIRNTINSNWSEDFYICSLSSRTIVYKGMVRSAVLGDFYHDLKNPSYTSAFAVYHRRFSTNTMPKWPLAQPMRLLGHNGEINTLLGNINWMMAREASLDHPVWSERINQLKPFVYIDNSDSATLDNVFELLVRSERSPLEALMIMVPEAYQNQPQLRDYPEIIDFYEYYSGLQEAWDGPALLVFSDGRKVGATLDRNGLRPARYCITKDDYIVVASEAGVVNIDEANILEKGRLGPGQMIAVDLETQEVLKNWEIKARIAKSKPYGEWIRQYRQELKSLVNGKSSAVNGNGVNGNGHSTNKIERLALLRHQIAFGYTTEDVELVIQPMAMEGKEPTFCMGDDIPLAVLSEKPHLLYDYFKQRFAQVTNPAIDPLRESLVMSLKVELGERGNILQPKPEYARRIKLDSPVLLEPELEAIKLSGFATAELSTIFEIAAGPEGLKAAVQSLQAQAAESVRAGAKIVILSDRISNGIDTEYTYIPPLLAVGAVHHHLIREGLRMKTSLVIETAQCWSTHHFGCLIGYGAGAVCPYMALETVRDWWFDPKTQQFMKGGKITDISLEQAIANYRKAVEAGLLKILSKMGISLLSSYQAAQIFEAIGIGQDLLELGFNGTTSRIGGISVGELAQEVLAFHSKAFPELTTKKLENLGFVKYRPNGEYHMNSPELAKALHKAVDGKKYDHYEVYKKYLQNRPLTALRDLLDFQSDRSPISIEEVESLSDIVKRFCTGGMSLGALSREAHETLAIAMNRLGGKSNSGEGGEDPVRYKVLDDVDQTGHSPTLPHLKGLHNGDTATSAIKQVASGRFGVTPEYLMSAKQIEIKIAQGAKPGEGGQLPGPKVSPYIAMLRRSKPGVTLISPPPHHDIYSIEDLAQLIFDLHQINPKAQVSVKLVAEIGIGTIAAGVAKANADIIQISGHDGGTGASPLSSIKHAGSPWELGLTEVHRVLMENSLRDRVILRVDGGLKSGWDVLMGALMGAEEFGFGSIAMIAEGCVMARICHLNTCPVGVATQKEELRKRFTGMPEHVVNFFYFIAEEVRSLLAKLGYRSLSELTGRADLLKAREDVHINKTTALNLDCLLQLPNARENRTWLVHEQVHSNGVVLDDQLLADPDIQAAISNHSCVSKTLTVVNTDRTVGTRLAGFIASKYGDNGFEGQIHLNFKGSVGQSFAAFNLPGMTLTLEGEANDYVGKGMNGGEIIIKPPANATYNPAQNVIIGNTCLYGATGGVLFARGLAGERFAVRNSNGTAVIEGAGDHCCEYMTGGVVVVLGKVGRNVAAGMTGGLAYFLDEDGLFAELVNRDIVKLQRVITSVGEKQLKELIKAHAERTDSQKARMIIENWQEFLPKFWQLVPPSEADSPQANPQAVEEKQLSSV, from the coding sequence ATGAATAAAAAACGGATGAATCAAGAAATGACATCGTTAAATACTTCCTCAGGGTTTACCCTGAGCGGAGGCGAAGGGTGTAACTATCAAGGACAAAGATGGCTCGTAGAAGAGCGAGATGCTTGTGGTGTGGGTTTTATTGCCCATCGCCAAAACTATGCCAATCACGAAATACTAGAAAAAGCGTTGGCTGCTTTGACTTGCTTGGAACACCGAGGCGGTTGTAGTGCAGATCAAGACTCTGGTGATGGCGCGGGAATATTGACCGCGATTCCTTGGACGTTGTTCCAGCAAGATTTGGCAGTACACGGGATACAACTTCCCTCTACTGAAAATACTGCTGTGGGGATGATATTTTTACCGCAAGATCCACAAGCAGCGCAAACAGCGCGTGCAGTTGTTGAGGAAATCGCAGAGTCGGAAAAATTAACTGTACTGGGCTGGCGAGTAGTCCCAGTGCAACCAAAATTACTAGGGGTACAAGCAAGAGAAAATCAACCTCAAATTGAACAGATTTTCTTCGCCTCCCAAGACAAAAGCGGTGATGAACTGGAACGTCAACTCTACATCACCCGTCGGCGAATTGGTCAAGTTATTCGCAATACTATCAACAGCAACTGGTCAGAAGACTTTTATATCTGTTCCTTGTCTAGCCGCACAATTGTTTACAAAGGCATGGTGCGTTCAGCAGTATTGGGAGACTTTTATCACGATTTAAAAAATCCGTCATACACAAGCGCTTTTGCTGTCTATCACCGCCGCTTTAGTACCAATACCATGCCCAAATGGCCATTAGCTCAACCGATGCGGCTTTTGGGACATAACGGCGAAATTAATACTCTCTTAGGTAACATCAACTGGATGATGGCACGAGAAGCGAGTTTGGATCATCCAGTGTGGAGCGAGCGCATCAACCAACTCAAGCCATTTGTCTACATAGACAATAGCGACTCAGCTACTTTAGACAACGTGTTCGAGTTGCTGGTACGTTCAGAACGTAGCCCATTGGAAGCCTTGATGATTATGGTTCCAGAGGCTTATCAGAATCAGCCACAGTTGCGTGATTACCCAGAGATTATTGATTTCTACGAATACTACAGTGGTCTCCAAGAAGCATGGGATGGACCAGCATTGTTGGTGTTTAGCGATGGGCGCAAAGTTGGCGCAACACTGGATCGTAATGGCTTAAGACCAGCTCGTTACTGCATTACTAAGGATGACTACATAGTCGTGGCTTCTGAAGCAGGAGTCGTGAATATAGATGAAGCCAACATCCTGGAAAAAGGTAGACTTGGTCCTGGGCAAATGATTGCTGTGGATTTAGAAACTCAAGAGGTGCTGAAGAATTGGGAGATCAAGGCGCGCATTGCCAAAAGCAAACCATACGGCGAATGGATACGCCAATACCGCCAAGAACTCAAATCTTTAGTCAATGGTAAGTCCTCAGCAGTTAATGGTAATGGCGTCAATGGTAACGGACATTCCACAAACAAAATCGAAAGACTTGCCTTGCTGCGACACCAAATTGCCTTCGGTTACACCACAGAAGATGTGGAATTGGTGATTCAGCCAATGGCGATGGAAGGTAAAGAGCCAACTTTCTGTATGGGGGACGATATTCCCTTAGCAGTACTGTCTGAAAAACCCCACTTGCTTTATGACTATTTCAAACAGCGCTTTGCTCAGGTGACAAACCCTGCGATTGATCCCCTCAGAGAAAGCTTGGTTATGTCGTTGAAAGTAGAACTGGGTGAGCGAGGTAACATACTACAGCCAAAACCAGAATATGCGCGCAGAATCAAGCTGGATTCACCAGTGCTGCTTGAGCCAGAATTGGAGGCTATTAAGCTTTCGGGATTTGCGACAGCAGAATTATCTACCATTTTTGAAATAGCTGCAGGTCCAGAAGGACTAAAAGCAGCAGTGCAATCTTTGCAAGCACAAGCCGCAGAATCGGTGCGGGCAGGAGCTAAAATAGTCATCCTCAGCGACAGGATAAGTAATGGCATTGATACTGAATACACCTATATTCCGCCTCTACTTGCGGTGGGTGCAGTACACCATCACCTGATCCGTGAAGGACTGCGGATGAAAACATCCCTGGTCATCGAGACAGCACAGTGCTGGAGTACACATCACTTTGGATGTCTGATTGGCTACGGCGCAGGTGCTGTTTGTCCGTATATGGCTTTGGAGACTGTGCGTGATTGGTGGTTTGACCCGAAAACCCAACAGTTTATGAAAGGGGGTAAAATCACTGACATTAGTTTAGAGCAGGCGATCGCCAACTATCGCAAAGCAGTAGAAGCTGGTTTGCTCAAGATTCTCTCCAAAATGGGGATTTCCTTGCTCTCTAGCTATCAAGCAGCGCAAATTTTTGAAGCAATCGGCATTGGGCAGGATTTATTAGAGTTGGGATTCAATGGGACAACTTCCCGCATCGGTGGAATTAGCGTTGGTGAACTCGCTCAAGAAGTGCTGGCGTTCCACAGCAAAGCTTTCCCTGAACTGACAACTAAAAAGCTAGAGAATCTGGGGTTTGTCAAATACCGTCCTAACGGTGAGTACCATATGAACAGCCCAGAATTGGCAAAAGCACTGCACAAAGCTGTTGATGGCAAGAAATACGACCATTACGAAGTTTATAAGAAGTACCTGCAAAACAGACCACTAACGGCGTTGCGTGACTTGCTGGATTTCCAAAGCGATCGCTCACCCATTTCCATTGAAGAAGTCGAGTCGCTCAGTGATATTGTCAAGCGCTTCTGTACTGGTGGGATGTCGTTGGGAGCATTGTCACGGGAAGCCCATGAAACTTTGGCGATCGCCATGAATCGCCTTGGTGGTAAATCTAACTCTGGGGAAGGTGGGGAAGATCCAGTGCGTTACAAAGTTCTGGATGACGTAGACCAAACAGGTCACTCGCCAACCTTACCGCACTTAAAAGGATTGCACAACGGTGACACGGCAACAAGTGCGATTAAGCAAGTCGCGTCAGGACGCTTTGGTGTGACGCCAGAGTACCTGATGAGCGCCAAACAAATTGAAATCAAAATCGCCCAAGGTGCAAAACCAGGAGAAGGTGGACAGCTCCCAGGACCAAAAGTCAGCCCCTACATTGCGATGTTACGGCGTTCTAAGCCTGGAGTGACGCTGATTTCACCACCACCGCACCACGACATCTATTCCATCGAAGACTTAGCGCAGCTGATTTTTGACTTGCACCAAATTAACCCGAAAGCTCAAGTATCAGTGAAGTTAGTTGCAGAAATTGGTATTGGTACCATCGCTGCTGGTGTGGCGAAGGCAAACGCTGATATCATTCAAATCTCTGGTCACGACGGCGGTACAGGAGCATCGCCACTAAGTTCAATTAAACACGCTGGTTCTCCGTGGGAACTCGGCTTGACTGAAGTCCATCGTGTGCTGATGGAAAATAGCTTGCGTGACAGAGTGATTTTGCGCGTCGATGGTGGCTTGAAGAGTGGCTGGGACGTACTTATGGGCGCATTGATGGGCGCAGAAGAATTTGGCTTTGGTTCGATCGCCATGATTGCTGAAGGCTGCGTTATGGCACGGATTTGTCACTTGAACACTTGCCCTGTGGGCGTTGCCACCCAAAAAGAAGAACTGCGCAAGCGGTTTACCGGAATGCCAGAACACGTTGTCAACTTCTTCTACTTTATTGCTGAAGAAGTCCGTAGCCTCCTAGCAAAACTTGGCTACCGTTCGTTGTCAGAACTGACTGGACGTGCTGACTTGTTGAAGGCTCGAGAAGACGTACATATAAATAAGACAACTGCGCTGAATTTAGACTGCTTACTTCAATTACCAAACGCCAGAGAAAATCGCACTTGGCTAGTACATGAGCAAGTCCACAGCAACGGCGTGGTTTTGGATGACCAATTGCTTGCTGATCCAGACATTCAAGCTGCGATCTCTAACCACTCTTGTGTCAGCAAAACACTGACGGTGGTTAATACCGACAGAACTGTTGGTACACGCTTAGCAGGGTTCATTGCTTCTAAGTATGGTGATAATGGTTTTGAAGGACAAATTCACCTGAATTTTAAAGGTAGTGTTGGGCAAAGTTTTGCTGCTTTCAATCTTCCTGGTATGACTCTCACTCTTGAAGGAGAGGCAAACGACTACGTTGGTAAGGGAATGAACGGTGGTGAGATCATCATCAAACCCCCAGCAAATGCTACTTATAACCCAGCACAAAATGTGATTATTGGCAATACTTGCCTCTATGGGGCAACGGGTGGTGTCTTATTTGCCAGAGGTTTAGCTGGAGAACGTTTTGCTGTCCGTAACTCCAATGGAACAGCTGTGATTGAGGGGGCTGGGGATCACTGCTGTGAGTACATGACTGGTGGTGTGGTTGTCGTTCTCGGGAAGGTGGGACGTAATGTCGCAGCCGGGATGACTGGGGGATTAGCGTACTTCTTGGATGAAGATGGTTTGTTTGCTGAGTTAGTCAACCGAGACATAGTTAAACTTCAACGAGTGATTACCTCTGTTGGTGAAAAGCAACTCAAAGAGTTAATCAAAGCTCATGCTGAACGTACTGATTCACAAAAAGCGAGGATGATTATAGAAAATTGGCAGGAGTTCTTGCCTAAGTTCTGGCAATTAGTTCCGCCTTCTGAAGCGGATAGTCCACAGGCTAATCCTCAAGCTGTGGAGGAAAAACAGCTTAGTTCAGTTTAG
- a CDS encoding polysaccharide deacetylase family protein — protein METNKSYVWSHGVLIAVVCFCASLSVGLVMPVNSNTSNAQKKQATNVKDTGAKVETQQRMETFKAGMLTSWQEEAKTKGFSYDVPSRFKGAVVENAKLKKGEKVIALTFDDGPWAGSTPEVLDILKKNNIKATFFVVGQMLKTYPELGKRIVAEGHVIGNHTWHHWYHYFNPQAAAYEIESTTDLIYQVTGARTTLFRPPGGIMHNGVAAYAKNKNYTLVMWSADSVDYSRPAVPKLIRNVMKESKPGGIVLMHDGGGNRSRTLEALPEIINNFRKQGYRFVTIPELLEMEDQELHLAAAQKNNTK, from the coding sequence GTGGAAACTAACAAATCGTATGTTTGGTCACATGGAGTACTAATTGCCGTAGTTTGTTTTTGCGCCAGTTTAAGTGTTGGGTTGGTAATGCCTGTCAATTCTAACACTTCCAATGCTCAGAAAAAACAAGCCACGAACGTGAAAGATACAGGAGCAAAAGTAGAAACTCAACAGCGCATGGAAACATTCAAGGCGGGAATGCTAACAAGTTGGCAGGAAGAGGCAAAAACAAAGGGATTTTCCTATGATGTACCATCGCGCTTTAAAGGTGCAGTTGTTGAGAATGCAAAACTGAAGAAAGGGGAAAAAGTTATTGCACTTACCTTCGATGATGGTCCTTGGGCTGGCTCTACTCCAGAGGTACTGGATATTCTGAAAAAAAACAATATAAAGGCTACATTTTTCGTTGTTGGACAGATGCTGAAGACTTATCCAGAGCTAGGGAAACGGATTGTAGCAGAAGGTCACGTTATTGGCAATCATACTTGGCATCATTGGTATCACTATTTTAACCCACAAGCAGCTGCCTATGAAATTGAAAGCACAACAGACTTAATCTATCAAGTCACAGGTGCGAGAACCACTTTGTTTAGACCACCTGGCGGAATTATGCATAATGGGGTGGCTGCGTATGCTAAAAACAAAAATTACACTCTGGTTATGTGGTCTGCTGACTCCGTAGACTACAGTCGTCCTGCTGTACCAAAATTAATTAGGAATGTTATGAAAGAATCTAAACCAGGTGGAATTGTATTGATGCATGATGGTGGTGGGAATCGCTCCAGAACTCTAGAAGCATTACCAGAAATTATTAACAACTTTAGAAAGCAGGGCTATCGCTTTGTCACTATACCAGAACTGTTAGAAATGGAAGACCAAGAACTTCACTTGGCAGCAGCACAAAAGAATAATACTAAATAA